DNA sequence from the Candidatus Omnitrophota bacterium genome:
CCGGGGATATCGCGGAGGGTAAGGCCTGTTCTTTTCTGGAAGAACGGGGGCTTAAAATACTTTACAGGAATTACACGGCCCGAACAGGCGAGATAGACATCATCGCCGCCGACGGAGACGAACTGTGTTTCGTGGAGGTAAAATCCTCCTCGGGAGATTTTCTGCCTCCGGAACTCAAAGTGAATAAAATCAAACAGAAAAAAATCATCAGGACAGCGTCTGTTTTTATGGACAGAGAAGGCAGGGATTTCGACGCTTTCAGATTTGATGTGATATCTTTTAACGGCGGCGAAGTCAGGCATTACAGAAACGCCTTTACAGCGGATTTATGAACGAAGATAAAAGCATAAAAGCTTTTGCCGGCTTCGGGGAAAAGGAATTTGACAACAGCCTCCGCCCGCGGGAACTGGGTGAATTCATAGGGCAGGCCTCTCTCAAAAAGAAACTTGATATATGCCTGCGAGCCGCGGGCCATCGTGAGCAGCCGCTTGACCATCTTCTTTTTCACGGTCCGCCCGGA
Encoded proteins:
- a CDS encoding YraN family protein, encoding GDIAEGKACSFLEERGLKILYRNYTARTGEIDIIAADGDELCFVEVKSSSGDFLPPELKVNKIKQKKIIRTASVFMDREGRDFDAFRFDVISFNGGEVRHYRNAFTADL